The Octopus bimaculoides isolate UCB-OBI-ISO-001 chromosome 17, ASM119413v2, whole genome shotgun sequence genome includes the window aaagtcagagggggacaggataaactacctgcatcaccttgctataaaaacaggtagtaattttaccttgtacttacgAAAAGGAGAAACATGGGCATCCCAGGCTAAAGCaagtcttcacccatgtaaggtatTGTATGtctggtgggatatgaaaggtttagtcaactttcaacttttaaacccaaaccaaatgataaagaTCTACTGGaagcagcttaagtcagtgctaNNNNNNNNNNNNNNNNNNNNNNNNNNNNNNNNNNNNNNNNNNNNNNNNNNNNNNNNNNNNNNNNNNNNNNNNNNNNNNNNNNNNNNNNNNNNNNNNNNNNNNNNNNNNNNNNNNNNNNNNNNNNNNNNNNNNNNNNNNNNNNNNNNNNNNNNNNNNNNNNNNNNNNNNNNNNNNNNNNNNNNNNNNNNNNNNNNNNNNNNNNNNNNNNNNNNNNNNNNNNNNNNNNNNNNNNNNNNNNNNNNNNNNNNNNNNNNNNNNNNNNNNNNNNNNNtgaaggagagtatatttaagactaaactttatcttaatttttttaaatataagtataaaaaaaaaagcccacattatatatgggatgacccaatacatgtACTACCCTTGTTAGAAACTAAAGAGTTTAATAAAATGCAGttagcccatcatcatcatcgtttaacgtccgctttccatgctagcatgggttggacgatttgactgaggactggtgaaaccggatggcaacaccaggctccaatctaaatttggcagagtttctacagctggatgcccttcctaacgccaaccactcatgtacaaaaatatatgttttgATTGAAATTTCTTGACACAGCACAggaatcagagatgcacattgtGAATATGGCTTTTACCATCCAAAGTAGGTTGAATACAGTTAAGTTAATGCCATTCAGACAGCAACAAATGCAGATCTCTGCAGCATAGGACTTAAACACCAAGTAATTTCATATAGGAAAGTTGCAGAAATCTTAATTACAAAGATACAAAAGTAATCAAAGAAATGGGATTATTGACATCTTGAttactaaaaggaaaaaaatagaaattatttttagagGCTTCCATGTTCTTTAGGATCACCTAGTCTTCTGCTTGTAAAAGCTGTTTCATTGACAATGGCAGCTTCCCAAACTTCCCTGTACAACCAATTAATTTCCTCTTATTCCAGCCATATTGCACTGACTCTGGACTCCTGACAGTGTGAACTCTCAACACAGATATATAAGCTGttattagatataataataaaaaattttttttaaatgacttactTCTGGTTTCTCGAGGGGTCCGGCCTTTTTCTTTGCCTTACGAAGACGCTTGATAAGGGCCATGGGCTTTCTCTTGAGTCCCCGAGTAAACCGACGTCGGGCTCGACAATGAAACAGCTCCATCAACTGttcactgaagaaaaaaaaaaaaaggtgtcagCATTTACAACAAAATTTACAGAAGAACAGGTAAAAATGGTTTATTTCCGTAAGATAAAGAATTGATTGTAATTTCTTACTCTAAAGAAATGTTTCACAGCAGCTAAATGTAATTAGCAATTTTATAATAGTTGTCCCATCCCTGAGGGGAAAGGGAAAATACTTCGGAATtggcataaaagaataaaaaaaaattcagaattgTAAAAGAGAATCTCTTGAGGATTTTAAGAGAAAGCTATTCCATAATTCATCATCAtggttaacatccattttccatcctggcatggcttggacagtttgactgggaactagcaaggtttctacagctagatatccttcctaacgccaaccactccgagggtgtagtgggtgctttttacatgccaccggcactggaaatggccacgtttggatggtgctatttacatgtcaccggcacagggaGCTAGTCAGGTGGCTCTGGCAAcaacccatgcatgaatggtgcttattgcgtgccaccatTCTGCCAGTAATTTAAAATCTACCACTATATGGAAATATTTGTTCAATAGattgaaatatcaaatttaaagGGGACACAAAAGAGAAAGTAGCAgcatatttacaaaaataaccAGAGATCATTCACACTGCAGCAGTGCGACTGACGTGCCAGCTCcaggcagcaataataaatagtccagttgaaatctaatgggtttaatttatTAGAAATTAACCCATCTACAGATGACGTCAGCTAACAAATGCTtcccctaggtttggttatcAATCACCACTGTTGGATGAATATCCCGTTGCGGAGATATTGAGGTAACCTTACATTTGTTTATAAGACAAATGCAGACATAATTATCAATATAGCAATTAGACATCAAATCACTgatagtaaaaattaaaagatgctACTTGGTTACCCCATAGTAGACTGATGTCATTTAAATCGTGGACCCTGTGCAAAATATGATAAATGGAGAAGACTGCATCTCGTACACTTTGCTTACGTGGTCACGGGTATATGAAATAATGTTGCTTCCTCTCCAGTTATTGCAGTAACTTATGTTTATATTGAGTGGAAATACCCCCAATATAAACATGGGACAACAAATACTCTTGAAGACAATAGTCATCCAGTTAAAGAGAAACAACCACAactcactgcatatatatatatacacacacacacacataatcagttAGAGCATCTGTAGTTGCTCAACATTCTAAAGATAGCATCCAAACTACCCTCTCAAGAGAAATTCTTGATTTCTAAAGACGATGGGATTGTCATAGATGGAATAATTTTGGAATTTACCATAATTGTGGTCACAGGGGTATGTTCAAACAAGGCTGACAATTTTTCATGATTTAGCTTTGAATCTTAtagtaacccttttgataccaacccgcctgAGACTACCCTTTGTTAGTaaatacgtacacccggtggtTAGAGTTTTTGTCACgctgaaaacgggtggtgtacgtaatCTTTACCTCCGACAACAACTTTACTTGATTTTTAAATGTTCATTAATGTTTCGTAATTAACTGAACTAAAGAAAAGGAGGGATTCTATTTTTCCTCAACTCAGAATACATTATGACAACGAAAGGGTTCGCAGGAAGGCTATTTAGATGATTTACAAGTAAATAATCAAAGCCCTTTTTTTCCCCAAACCCTTCCCAGCAAAAGGATGacaatattttctcttaaaatataAGAAACCTATGTAAATTACAAATATACTAATTTATCCCTTTTTTTGATGTTCATTTTTCCACACTTGtaagggtcagacagaatttgagttttacaaagaataagtcctggggtcgatttgcacgactaaaggcgatgctccagcatggtcgcagtcaaatgactgaaacgagagtatatatatatatacacgatgaaaTTCTttcttccgtctaccaaatccagtcacaaggctttggtaggatCGGGCTACAAGATACTTGCTCAAGCTTTCACACAGTGGAAtggaaccaggaaccatgtagttgggaagcaaccacAACATCCACAGAAAATACAATTATATCGACAATAGTTTCAGTGTTTATAACATGACCAAAATTAGCCCCTATGCAGTCGCTGGATTTGCTAGTAATAgctaccaaatctctctcaaataacatCATAACACCCTCAAATAAGACAGCGGATAATATAGTCcctgaaaataagatgggatgtGCATGGCTGGAATGTCGTCGCTTAACAGGCCTTCAgggctgacttggggctaaagaAGCAACACCAGTGAAAAGAATTGAATACGATCCTGTTATCACGGTCACATGGTGGCTTGCTGGtttgatttctctctctttaagtgAAGCCATGATTTAGTAAGTAGGATattaatcataattattaattataaaaagtaaattaatttaCCTGGACATGTCGAGAAGTTGATCAAGGTCCACACCTCGGTAAGTGTACTTACGGAAAGTACGCTTCTTCTTCTTTTCGATAAGGTCGGCGATATCAGCTTGTTCAGACTGAAACGTGCAACAACAACAGGTTTACCACGATTGCACACACATTTTAGCACTTCATATGCATAAAGTATTTAAAAGCACAAAACCATTTAAATGTTTAatggaaaattaaatgaagatggtttaaagatgatgaagattattaAAGATTTTTAAGCCGAGAAAATATTAAGCACTTACCATGATGGCTGAATCTGACAGGAAAGGCAAAATTTCTGACGCATGCGTAAAACTATATTCCAGATCGGAAGTTTAAAATCGTCATATCCGGTTTAGTATAAATAAACCGTTTCCATCCCAACTATCTTTTTATTTGGTTCAGTGAtgggactgcggccatgctggggcaccacctggcATGAATCGATTTCCCTGTCTCAGTTTGTGCTTGAGACAAGGAGACAACATGAGTGTTAAGGACCTAGTCTTAATCAACCGAGCATGTTTTCTTCATAATGTCATAATCTGAGAACCCTCCGGCCCTGTTTTCTCAGGTCATTACATCAAAACTCCATAAACTCAGTtgcaacataaataaattaaaccaAATACACTCATTACAGCACATCCATTTGATAACAAAACTGGCTGTGATGCTGTCGTATTTGATCGAAAATCGCTTGTCAACTGGCCTTACCTCCCTTGACATGAAAGCTATTGGAAGCTCGTTATAAACGTGTTAAAACCAAAATCTGTCCACAACTCATGAACAAAAATAGGTGCGGGATGGgagttgagagggagagagagagagagagagagagagagagagagagagagagagagaaagtccttcattagaaaaataaattatgttataGGAAGAGACAgggtgtgtggttaaaaaattcacttcctaaccacatggcttcaggttcaatcccactatatgACACGTTGCGAAAGTTTTTTCTGCAGTAGCCTAGGGGTCGACCGAAACCTGTAAGAAATTTTGGTAGTTGgcaactgaaggaagcctgtcctATATGTGTNNNNNNNNNNGAACTGGGGTCAGTTTGCTTCATTGAatccttcagggtggtgccccagcatggccacagtcaatatATAACAATAGAAATTAAGATGGTGAGTTGGTCAAATTGTTAGTACAGTGAGCAAATTGTATAATGACATTTCATCTGTAGTAatgccgtgcgcatgcgtagtctcacgcatgcgtggaattcaacaagcaagctttcccgcttctattctagctctttcttgctggccagcaattgagcatggacgtgtttagctgtcactctccatctttcggacttacgctcgacagctcacTTACATccacataacaacgtcccaacaaca containing:
- the LOC106874802 gene encoding 40S ribosomal protein S15, translating into MSEQADIADLIEKKKKRTFRKYTYRGVDLDQLLDMSSEQLMELFHCRARRRFTRGLKRKPMALIKRLRKAKKKAGPLEKPEVVKTHLRNMIIVPEMIGSIVGIYNGKSFNQVEIKPEMIGHYLGEFSITYKPVKHGRPGIGATHSSRFIPLK